The bacterium sequence CGGTAGACAATTGCAGGGTTGACATCCAGGTTTATTTTATATCAGTACCCCCTGATCCCCCGGACCCTAACTGGGGGACCGTTAAAACCGTTTACACCGACGACCAAGGGTGTTACGAAGCGCTTAATTGTTGGCAGTCCCGCGATCCGGCTAGGGTAAGGTTCTATAAACAAGGATTAGGTGAGCGTTACTCCGCCGCATGGGAAGCGTACCCTGACACCACTTACAGCGTAGCTATGGATTTCGCCTGGCCGGCAATCGACGATTAACACTTATATCCCGTAATTTAAGGGAGCCTAACGGTTCCCTTTTAAATTAACCTCGCGGGCCCGCCTTTTATATTATTAATATATGTGCACCTAAGTGCACTTTGTCAAAAACTTAGCCGATATACAACCTCTTGACCCGCCGGCCGGTGAAGTAGTCGAATACGGACTTGGTGACGACGATGGCGGTGAACATCGACGCCGCGATGCCGATGGTCAGCGTTACGGCGAAGCCGCGCACGGGCCCGGTCCCGAAGAGGTACAGGAAGACGGCCGCGATAACGGTCGTTATGTTGGAGTCGAATATGGTCAGGAAGGCGCGGCGGTAGCCGGTATCCACCGCGGCCTTGACCGTCTTCCCGGCCCGCAGCTCCTCCCGTATTCGCTCGTAGATGAGCACGTTCGCATCTATGGCCATCGCGACGGAGAGTATCAGGCCCGCGATGCCCGGCAGCGTGAGCGTCGCGTGCAGCAGGACCATAACGGCGACGACGATGACGAGGTTGAATAACAGCGCCATGTCGGCGACGATGCCGGCGAGGTGATAGTAGAATATCGTCAGGAAGACGATGATGGCTAACGCGACGAGCGAGGCGATGACGCCGTTGCGGATGGCGTCGCGGCCCAGCGACGGCCCGACCACCTGCTCCTGGATCTGCCACAACTTGGCCGGCAGCGCGCCCGAGCGGAGGACGAGCGCCAGGTCCGACGCCTCCTCGCTCGAGAAGTTGCCCGTTATTTCGCCGCGGGTCGTAATGCGGGACTGAATGACGGGCGCCGATTGGACGAAGCCGTCGAGCAGGATGGCGAGCCGTTCCTTGATGTGGGCGCCGGTCAAATCGCCGAAGATGCGGGCCCCCTCGCCGTTCCACGTGAACTCGACGTTGGGCTTGCCGTACTGGTCGTACGCCATCTGGGCGTTGCGCAGGTACTTGCCGGTGATGGGCGTCTCCTCGTTGACCAGGTAGACGGACCGGTAGTCGCCGCCCAGCTCTATGTGCGTCTCGTCGTCCTCGAGCCGTACGGCGTTGGAATACGCGACTATCCAGCCGTCGGGTACGAGCCCCGTTTCGGCCGCCCGGGCGAAAGTCTCCTTGACCCACTCGTAGTCGTCCTCGTAGAAGACGGTATCGCCGCGGATGGTCTGGAGCTTGTCGCCCAACGCGGCGTACTTGCCGCCGGCCGCCTCCTCGGCCTTTGCCTTATCGTACTCCTGAATCAACTTGTACAACGCGTCGGTGGGATTGACGAGTTTAAACTCCAAGAGCGCCGTCGTCCCGATGAGTTCCTTGGCCCGGGCCGGGTCCTTGATGCCGGGTAGTTTGACGACGATGCGGTTGCGGCCCTCGCTCTGAATTTCCGGCTCGGCCACGCCCAGCTCGTCGACGCGCTTGCGGATTATCTCCACCGTCAGGTTGACGGCGTCCCGGAGCTCCTTGTCGGACAAGCCGGTCTCGTCTACCTCGTAAATGAGGTATATGCCGCCTTTGAGGTCGAGCCCCAGCTTAATAGCTCGCTTCGGTAGGACGCGGCCGACGGGCGCGAGCCACGACGGGAAGTCGGTCTCGTATCCGCCGGGCCAGTTCAGGACGAAGTGGTCCTCCTCGTATTCGTCCTGCCACCACCGGTAGAAGTCAATAGTCGGACAGACGTAGAGAAACGCCAGGACGGCGACGATAATTATTAAAGTCGCGCGTAAGACGGTGCGATAACGCAAAGCTGGTTACCTCCGGGAAGCGGTTTATTTCGACGGTTGCGGTATCGGGCGGCTCTCGCCGTCCACGTAATACTCAAGCGCCGTCAGCGTCGCCGGCAGCGAACCCGACGACATCAGCAGCACAATGTCCGCGGCGCGCGCCTCGTCGAGCTCGCCTATTATCCGGCCGCTCTTGTAGGTCTGTTCTTTAACGCGAGCGGTGTAGAACAGCTCGTCATCGAACACCACCGCGAGCGCCTCGCCGACGTGGCGGGCCGTGAGCCCCGAAAAAATAACGCCGTCGCGCTCGCTCAGGTCGAAGTAGACCTCCGGCTCGCCGCCCGAGCCCTTTACCACGGCGGCGTCCACGGCGCTCGTTACGGCCATACCGTCGCCGGTCGCGAGCGCCGCTTTATAGACGTCGCCCTCCTCGGCCTCGAGCTCGCGGGTCCACACCACCCTCTCGCCCGGCTTTAAGGTAGCCCGGAGCGCGTCCGCTACACCCTCGCGGTCCGACGCGGCGACCAAAACCACGTTGCCGTGTTCGTAGGGCAAGAGCCGGTCGGCGGGCCACCCGGCCGCGGCCAGCGTTTCTACGAACTCGCCGCGCTCCGCCACCGCCTGCAGCTCCAACAGGCCCGGCGCCGTCAGGATCTCGAGCGCCCGCGCCGGGTCCGGGCAGTCGAAGAGCTCCACCGTAATCTGCCCCTCGCCCGGGCCGCGTTCGACATCGTGCCGCCGCGCCAGCTGCGCCGCCCGCCGCTCGAGAATCGGCAATAACTTCGCCGTCGCCGCCGGGACGTCGGCCTCGGCCACGCCGCCGACGGCCAGGATGACGCGCACGTCGTGGAGCGCCGCGCCGGGGCCTTCCCGCCCGGGCTTCTCGACGCGGGGGATTTCCTCCTTAGCGGGCGGCTTTTCAACCTCGGGCCGTACCCGGGGCGTATATTCCTCCGGCAAGCCCGACGCCCAGGTCAGCGCCGCGGCCGTCAAAATAAAAAAAGTCAGCCTTTTCAACATAGCGCCCTTTCGGCTCCAGAATTCTATAATATCGTCGAGGGCGTGTCAAACTCTAAAAGGATTAAGCCTTCATAAGGCCCCGCGGCCTGAATACCGCCACCGCGACCATAAGCGCGCCGAAAATGAGGTAGCGGAAATCCGCCAGGAAGCGCAATAGCTCCGGGAACGACGCCAGGATGACCGCGCCTATAATAGCGCCGGGGATGGAACCCATCCCGCCCACGACCACCATACACAACACTATCGCCGACTCGAAGAAGACGAACGAGTTGGGCGAGACGAAGAGGTTGAAGGAGACGAAGAACGCGCCCGCGGCGCCGCCGAAGGCCGCCCCCAGCGCGTACGCCAGCGTCTTGTAGCGCGAGAGGTGAACGCCCATCGCCGCGGCGGCCGTCTCGTTGTCGCGGATGGCCAACAGCGCGCGCCCGGGCCGCGACCGCCGCAAGCGGTATACGACGTACACCGCCAGCGCCAGCAAAATTAAGACCAGGAAGTAGTAGCGCATGTAGCCGCCGCGAGCGGCGTCGAAGCCGAACGAGAACGCGCCTATCGTAGGGGCCTCGATGCCGCGCAGGCCCATCGGGCCGTTGGTCAGGCCGACCCAGTTGGTAAACGTCAGGCGCACGATCTCGCCGAAGCCCAGCGTCACGATGGCGAGGTAGTCGCCGGAGAGGCGTAGCGCCGGCAGGCCGCGGAGGACGCCCAGCAGCGCTCCGGCCGCCGTCGCCACCGGCAGCGCGGCCCAGAACGACCAGCCGCACTTGAGCATCAGTAGCGCCGCGGTGTACGCGCCGATGCCGTAGAACGCGATGAAGCCGAGGTCGAGGACGCCGGCGAAGCCGACGATGATGTTGAG is a genomic window containing:
- the secD gene encoding protein translocase subunit SecD codes for the protein MRYRTVLRATLIIIVAVLAFLYVCPTIDFYRWWQDEYEEDHFVLNWPGGYETDFPSWLAPVGRVLPKRAIKLGLDLKGGIYLIYEVDETGLSDKELRDAVNLTVEIIRKRVDELGVAEPEIQSEGRNRIVVKLPGIKDPARAKELIGTTALLEFKLVNPTDALYKLIQEYDKAKAEEAAGGKYAALGDKLQTIRGDTVFYEDDYEWVKETFARAAETGLVPDGWIVAYSNAVRLEDDETHIELGGDYRSVYLVNEETPITGKYLRNAQMAYDQYGKPNVEFTWNGEGARIFGDLTGAHIKERLAILLDGFVQSAPVIQSRITTRGEITGNFSSEEASDLALVLRSGALPAKLWQIQEQVVGPSLGRDAIRNGVIASLVALAIIVFLTIFYYHLAGIVADMALLFNLVIVVAVMVLLHATLTLPGIAGLILSVAMAIDANVLIYERIREELRAGKTVKAAVDTGYRRAFLTIFDSNITTVIAAVFLYLFGTGPVRGFAVTLTIGIAASMFTAIVVTKSVFDYFTGRRVKRLYIG
- a CDS encoding branched-chain amino acid ABC transporter permease — its product is MHGIVTSDLERFERNVGALLQYPARAAAIFLAIGAAVALGLTVLNLPVGLVAVAAAIAVGSLLFARTKVLLIAFFVVALAIVPFVVRDQYWLRVTVTMGVYAILALGLNIIVGFAGVLDLGFIAFYGIGAYTAALLMLKCGWSFWAALPVATAAGALLGVLRGLPALRLSGDYLAIVTLGFGEIVRLTFTNWVGLTNGPMGLRGIEAPTIGAFSFGFDAARGGYMRYYFLVLILLALAVYVVYRLRRSRPGRALLAIRDNETAAAAMGVHLSRYKTLAYALGAAFGGAAGAFFVSFNLFVSPNSFVFFESAIVLCMVVVGGMGSIPGAIIGAVILASFPELLRFLADFRYLIFGALMVAVAVFRPRGLMKA